The following are from one region of the Actinoplanes sp. L3-i22 genome:
- the argB gene encoding acetylglutamate kinase yields the protein MKAHKKAEILIEALPWLERFHGATIVIKFGGNAMIDATLQEAFAADMVFLRHVGIKPVVVHGGGPQISRMLKRVGIESEFRGGLRVTTPETMEIVRMVLTGQVGRELVGLINQHGPHAVGLSGEDARLFTAVRRGATIDGAEVDIGLVGDVDRVDTSAVDDLIAAGRIPVIASVAPDADGVTHNVNADTAASALAVALGARKLVVLTDVPGLYTNWPDTSSLTREIDADALAKLLPSLESGMVPKMEACLRAVRGGVPSAHVVDGRVAHSTLLEVFTEEGIGTMVVPS from the coding sequence GTGAAAGCGCATAAAAAGGCGGAAATCCTGATCGAGGCGCTTCCGTGGCTGGAGCGCTTCCACGGCGCCACGATCGTGATCAAGTTCGGCGGCAACGCCATGATCGACGCGACGCTCCAGGAGGCGTTCGCCGCCGACATGGTCTTCCTGCGGCACGTCGGGATCAAGCCGGTGGTCGTGCACGGTGGCGGACCGCAGATCAGCCGGATGCTCAAGCGCGTCGGCATCGAGTCGGAGTTCCGCGGCGGCCTGCGGGTCACCACCCCGGAGACGATGGAGATCGTCCGGATGGTGCTGACCGGCCAGGTCGGTCGCGAGCTGGTCGGCCTGATCAACCAGCACGGCCCGCACGCGGTCGGCCTCTCCGGGGAGGACGCCCGGCTGTTCACCGCGGTCCGGCGCGGCGCCACGATCGACGGCGCGGAGGTCGACATCGGCCTGGTCGGCGACGTCGACCGGGTGGACACGTCGGCGGTCGACGACCTGATCGCGGCCGGCCGGATCCCGGTGATCGCCTCGGTCGCCCCGGACGCCGACGGCGTGACGCACAACGTGAACGCGGACACCGCCGCCTCGGCGCTCGCGGTCGCGCTCGGCGCCCGCAAGCTGGTCGTGCTGACCGACGTCCCCGGCCTCTACACGAACTGGCCGGACACCTCGTCGCTGACCCGCGAGATCGACGCGGACGCGCTGGCGAAGCTGCTGCCGTCCCTGGAGTCCGGGATGGTGCCCAAGATGGAGGCGTGCCTGCGCGCGGTGCGCGGCGGGGTCCCGTCGGCGCACGTCGTCGACGGCCGGGTCGCCCACTCGACGTTGCTCGAGGTCTTCACGGAAGAAGGAATCGGAACGATGGTGGTCCCGTCATGA